Proteins found in one Labeo rohita strain BAU-BD-2019 chromosome 11, IGBB_LRoh.1.0, whole genome shotgun sequence genomic segment:
- the tfe3b gene encoding transcription factor E3b, which translates to MSSRVLLRQQLMREQAQEQERREAQQQASVAQLRPTESTPAISVTVPPMAARPPPAQVPVEVLKVQTHLENPTKYHIQQAQRQQVKQYLSTTLGNKVATQTLGVSPVPQSNSAPERCHSASSAPNSPMAHLNLGPNKEEMDDVIDDIISLESSFNDDIMSLIDSGLQLPNTLPGNLLDVYNSPGMATPTITVSNSCPADLANIKRELTDAEARAFMKERQKKDNHNLIERRRRFNINDRIKELGALIPKSSDPEMRWNKGTILKASVDYIRKLQKEQQRSKEIEMRQKKLEQSNQALLLRIQELEMQARHHGLSAAVPPGLSAEASFLQQQLLQGNQSMQPGTGESQPQSHLSITQTSTSSFLAIPPSGSPAAAAAVSGPLDLDTFSFAELDESSASDLYPDVGLSDILMDDGCTMPAVRSSDLLFSPMSPGASKTSSRRSSVTMEDDL; encoded by the exons ATGTCATCCCGAGTGTTGCTACGGCAACAGTTGATGCGGGAGCAGGCGCAGGAGCAGGAGAGGAGGGAGGCGCAGCAGCAGGCGTCTGTCGCTCAACTCCGCCCTACAGAATCCACTCCCGCCATCTCCGTCACGGTGCCGCCCATGGCTGCACGCCCTCCTCCAGCTCAAGTACCAGTGGAGGTCCTGAAG GTGCAAACTCATCTTGAAAACCCAACTAAATACCACATCCAGCAGGCCCAGAGGCAGCAAGTGAAGCAGTACTTGTCCACCACACTAGGAAATAAAGTTGCCACACAAACTCTGGGTGTATCCCCTGTTCCACAGTCAAACTCTGCTCCAGAGAGGTGCCATTCTGCAAGCAGTGCTCCCAACAGCCCAATGGCACATCTCAACCTGGGCCCCAACAAAGAAGAG ATGGATGATGTCATCGATGACATCATCAGCCTTGAATCCAGCTTCAATGATGACATCATGTCACTGATAGATTCTGGCCTGCAGCTCCCAAACACG CTACCAGGCAACCTTCTAGATGTCTACAACAGTCCTGGCATGGCGACCCCCACAATCACCGTCAGCAATTCTTGTCCGGCAGATTTGGCTAATATTAAAAGGGAATTAACTG aCGCAGAGGCCAGAGCCTTTATGAAGGAGAGGCAAAAGAAAGATAATCACAATCTCA TTGAAAGGCGGAGGAGATTCAAcataaatgacagaataaagGAATTAGGGGCTCTGATACCCAAATCCAGTGATCC GGAGATGCGCTGGAACAAGggaaccattttgaaggcttCTGTTGACTACATAAGAAAACtgcagaaagagcaacagaGGTCCAAAGAGATTGAGATGAGGCAGAAGAAACTGGAGCAATCCAACCAGGCTTTGCTGCTCCGCATACAG GAATTAGAGATGCAAGCTCGTCATCATGGCCTCTCCGCTGCTGTGCCTCCAGGCCTGAGCGCAGAAGCTTCCTTTCTTCAGCAACAGCTACTACAAGGAAACCAATCCATGCAGCCTGGCACTGGGGAAAGCCAACCTCAGAGCCACCTCAGCATAACACAGACTTCCACTTCTTCTTTCCTCGCAATACCTCCTTCTGGCTCTCCGGCTGCTGCTGCAGCAGTAAGTGGCCCTCTGGACCTGGATACGTTTAGCTTCGCGGAGCTGGATGAGTCTTCAGCCTCTGATCTTTACCCTGACGTGGGACTTAGTGACATTCTGATGGATGACGGCTGCACGATGCCCGCTGTCAGGTCGTCCGATCTGCTTTTCTCACCAATGTCCCCTGGAGCCTCCAAGACCAGCAGCCGCAGGAGTAGCGTGACCATGGAGGACGACTTGTGA
- the gnl3l gene encoding guanine nucleotide-binding protein-like 3-like protein: MSKAKQKRAKRLGFCGKKSKDGQQSQGGKKDPGLPNVRNFKEHSQRQAELRKQRLEEHQERQRLSREKEMMKRRSLDSFQKDIQSRQREFEQREVQMQNLEKHVNFETENSRKAYCREFKKVIEAADVILEVLDARDPLGCRCPQVEQAVVQSGTNKKIVLVLNKIDLVSKEIVEKWIKYLRNEFPTVAFKSSTQQQNKNLKRSRVPVTQATQELLESSACVGADCLMKLLGNYCRNLDIKTAITVGVVGFPNVGKSSLINSLKRSRACNVGATPGVTKCLQEVHLDKHIKLLDCPGIVMATSTSDAAMILRNCVKIEQLVDPIPPVEAILRRCNKAQIMDHYGIPDFQTTHEFLALLARRQGKLRKGGLPDSDKAAKSVLMDWTGGRISYFTHPPETHTLPTHVSAEIVAEMGKAFDWDELEKGNLEALAECGTSDVQMGFCMATSGLTQGGQGEELAEQQMDNPSEDLEPQDTAESMDADEDTEFGPMTVELKIPKTKSSSAVEAVGPKPVDLKDILGVDPLLQGQALLAANKKRKKQQKRADKLGTKLSDSLTSALNFSFSDS; the protein is encoded by the exons ATGTCCAAAGCAA AGCAAAAGCGAGCGAAACGCCTGGGGTTTTGCGGTAAAAAG TCCAAGGATGGCCAGCAGTCTCAGGGAGGAAAGAAGGATCCTGGCCTACCTAATGTGCGCAACTTTAAAGAACACAGTCAGAGACAAGCTGAACTCCGAAAACAGAGG TTGGAGGAGCATCAGGAGAGGCAGAGGTTGTCAAGAGAGAAGGAGATGATGAAGCGCAGAAGTCTGGACAGTTTTCAGAAAGACATCCAGTCACGACAGAGAGAGTTTGAACAGAGG GAAGTTCAAATGCAAAACCTGGAAAAGCATGTCAACTTTGAGACTGAGAACTCCAGAAAAGCATACTGCAGAGAATTTAAAAAG GTAATAGAGGCAGCAGATGTTATTTTAGAGGTTCTGGATGCCAGAGACCCCTTAGGCTGTCGCTGCCCACAGGTTGAACAGGCCGTTGTCCAAAGTGGAACCAACAAAAAAATTGTCCTTGTCTTAAATAAAATTG ATTTGGTGTCCAAAGAAATTGTGGAAAAATGGATTAAGTATCTACGCAACGAGTTTCCTACTGTGGCTTTCAAATCATCCACTCAGCAGCAGAACAAAAATTTG AAACGCAGTCGTGTGCCTGTGACCCAGGCTACTCAAGAGCTGCTTGAAAGCAGCGCATGTGTCGGGGCAGATTGTTTAATGAAATTACTGGGAAACTACTGCCGTAACCTAGATATAAAAACTGCCATAACTGTAGGAGTGGTTG GTTTTCCAAATGTGGGGAAAAGCAGTTTAATTAACAGCTTGAAGCGTTCTCGTGCATGTAACGTCGGCGCCACGCCTGGAGTCACTAA GTGTTTACAGGAAGTCCATCTAGACAAACACATCAAACTTTTAGATTGCCCTGGTATTGTGATGGCAACCTCAACCAGTGATGCTGCTATGATCCTTCGGAACTGTGTCAAGATCGAACAGCTGGTAGACCCGATTCCACCTGTTGAAGCCATATTGAGACGCTGCAATAAAGCACAG ATTATGGATCATTATGGAATTCCAGACTTCCAGACGACACACGAGTTCTTGGCTTTACTTGCCCGTCGTCAAGGCAAGCTGAGGAAAGGAGGACTGCCTGACTCTGACAAAGCTGCCAAGAGTGTTCTTATGGATTGGACAGG GGGACGTATCAGCTACTTCACACATCCTCCTGAGACACACACGCTGCCCACACATGTCAGTGCTGAGATTGTAGCTGAGATGGGCAAAGCGTTTGACTGGGATGAACTGGAGAAGGGCAATCTGGAGGCACTAGCTG AATGTGGCACATCTGATGTACAGATGGGGTTCTGTATGGCCACTTCGGGATTGACACAAGGAGGTCAAGGAGAAGAGCTAGCAGAACAGCAAATGGACAACCCATCAGAGGACCTTGAACCTCAAGACACGGCTGAATCAATGGATGCAGATGAGGACACAGAG TTCGGACCAATGACCGTTGAGCTCAAGATTCCCAAGACAAAAAGCAGTAGTGCAGTTGAAGCTGTAGGCCCAAAACCAGTGGACCTAAAAGACATCTTGGGTGTCGACCCACTCCTGCAAGGTCAGGCTCTCCTGGCTGccaacaaaaagagaaagaagcAGCAAAAAAGAGCTG ATAAACTGGGCACCAAACTTTCAGATTCTCTTACATCAGCTTTGAATTTCTCGTTTTCGGATAGCTGA